A window from Fusobacterium sp. FSA-380-WT-3A encodes these proteins:
- the lspA gene encoding signal peptidase II, with translation MYYLIGIVGLVFLDQLTKIQIENNFFIGDSLAIIQDFFHITYVQNRGIAFGIFQGKINLISVFTVIAIIGIIYYFLKTFKKSSFLEKLAYMLIISGAIGNMIDRIFRGYVVDMIDFRGIWSFVFNMADVYINIGVAVILLDMFIKAKKDLKEKK, from the coding sequence ATTTATTATTTAATAGGAATAGTCGGGTTGGTCTTTTTAGACCAACTGACTAAAATTCAAATAGAAAATAATTTTTTTATTGGAGATTCTTTAGCAATAATCCAAGATTTTTTTCATATTACTTATGTTCAAAATAGAGGAATAGCTTTTGGAATTTTTCAAGGAAAAATAAATTTGATAAGTGTATTTACAGTAATAGCTATTATAGGAATTATATATTATTTTCTAAAAACTTTTAAAAAATCTAGTTTTTTAGAAAAGTTAGCTTATATGTTAATAATTTCTGGAGCTATTGGAAATATGATAGACAGAATTTTTAGAGGTTATGTTGTAGATATGATTGACTTCAGAGGAATTTGGTCTTTTGTATTTAATATGGCTGATGTCTATATAAATATAGGTGTAGCTGTGATACTTTTAGATATGTTTATCAAAGCTAAAAAAGATTTAAAAGAAAAAAAGTAA
- the ileS gene encoding isoleucine--tRNA ligase yields the protein MEDKDYGKTLNLPKTSFQMKANLPNKEPLMVKDWTKQKIYEKSIDETKPSFILHDGPPYANGNIHIGHALNKVLKDIILKYKRLRGYNAPYIPGWDTHGLPIELKVSEELGEKMKEMSPLEIREKCTKYAKKWVGIQRDQFIRLGILGDWENPYLTLNPEYEAKQLEVFGELYRNGYIFKGSKPIYWSPVTETALAEAEIEYKDIKSPSVYVKMKANQDVLDKIGMTEETYIVIWTTTPWTLPANVGICLNAEFEYGVYKTEKGNLIFAKVLAEKAMEEIGIKECELIKEFKGQDLERLTYQHPFIERTGTIILGDHVTADAGTGCVHTAPGHGQDDYVVGVRYGLPILSPINYKGVLTEEAGEFAGLFYEKANKVICETLLERGIMLSYNEFVHSYPHDWRSKTPIIVRATAQWFVKAEGSDLRERALKALDGVEFVPDWGRNRIGSMLEKRPDWCISRQRAWGVPIPVFYVDEEVVFNQEILERVVEIVKKEGSAAWVKYSAEELIGEELLVKYNLKGKEITKETNIMDVWFDSGVSHRSVLETRGTLLHRPADLYLEGSDQHRGWFQTSLLTSIGSTFDAPYKKILTHGFVNDGQGRKMSKSLGNTVSPEDVIKVYGADILRLWCASVDYRDDVKISDNILKQMAEAYRRVRNTARYILGNTFDFDPTKDAVPYAELEEIDKWALHKLEVLKREVTESYDKYEFYNLFQAIHYFSGIDMSAFYLDIIKDRLYTEKQDSKARRSAQTVMNEVLVCLVKMIAPILSFTAEEIWGRLPEKDRDGESVHLTNWFEFNDEYLNEELANKWNTVIKLRKVVNKYLEKARQGENRIIGNALDAKVVLNTTDAELKEFITANKDLLEMVFIVSQLEYTDEVTDEFVADEEMEIKVKVAHADGEKCERCWKYTTELDHETSLCPRCAAVLK from the coding sequence ATGGAAGATAAGGATTATGGAAAAACACTGAATCTACCAAAAACAAGTTTTCAAATGAAAGCTAACTTACCAAACAAAGAACCTTTAATGGTTAAGGATTGGACAAAACAAAAAATATATGAAAAAAGTATAGATGAAACTAAACCAAGTTTTATACTACATGATGGACCTCCATATGCAAATGGAAATATTCATATAGGACATGCTTTAAATAAAGTTTTAAAAGATATAATTTTAAAATATAAAAGATTAAGAGGGTACAATGCACCATATATTCCAGGATGGGATACACATGGTCTACCAATTGAATTAAAAGTAAGTGAAGAGTTAGGGGAGAAAATGAAAGAGATGTCTCCTTTAGAAATCAGAGAAAAATGTACAAAATATGCTAAAAAATGGGTTGGAATCCAAAGAGACCAATTTATAAGACTTGGAATTTTAGGAGATTGGGAAAATCCTTATTTAACTTTAAATCCAGAATATGAAGCAAAACAATTAGAAGTTTTTGGAGAATTATATAGAAATGGATATATTTTCAAAGGTTCTAAACCAATATATTGGTCTCCAGTAACTGAAACAGCTTTAGCTGAAGCTGAAATTGAATATAAAGATATAAAATCTCCTTCAGTTTATGTAAAAATGAAAGCTAATCAAGATGTATTAGATAAAATTGGAATGACTGAAGAAACTTATATAGTAATTTGGACAACAACTCCTTGGACTTTACCAGCAAACGTAGGAATTTGTTTAAATGCTGAGTTTGAATATGGAGTTTACAAAACAGAAAAAGGAAACCTAATTTTTGCCAAAGTATTAGCTGAAAAAGCTATGGAAGAAATAGGAATCAAAGAATGTGAATTAATAAAAGAATTTAAAGGTCAAGATTTAGAAAGATTAACTTATCAACATCCATTTATTGAAAGAACAGGAACAATTATTTTAGGTGACCACGTTACAGCTGATGCAGGAACAGGTTGTGTACACACAGCTCCTGGACATGGACAAGATGACTATGTTGTTGGTGTAAGATATGGATTACCAATTCTTTCACCTATTAACTATAAAGGTGTTTTAACAGAAGAAGCTGGAGAATTTGCTGGTTTATTCTATGAAAAAGCTAATAAAGTAATTTGTGAAACTCTATTAGAAAGAGGAATAATGTTATCTTATAATGAGTTTGTTCACTCATATCCACATGACTGGAGGTCAAAAACTCCAATAATCGTTAGAGCAACTGCTCAATGGTTCGTAAAAGCTGAAGGTTCTGATTTAAGAGAAAGAGCATTAAAAGCTTTAGATGGAGTAGAATTTGTACCTGATTGGGGAAGAAACAGAATAGGTTCTATGTTAGAGAAAAGACCTGACTGGTGTATCTCTAGACAAAGAGCTTGGGGAGTACCAATTCCTGTATTCTATGTAGATGAAGAAGTAGTATTTAATCAAGAAATTTTAGAAAGAGTAGTAGAAATTGTTAAAAAAGAAGGTTCTGCAGCTTGGGTAAAATATTCAGCTGAAGAATTAATCGGAGAAGAGTTATTAGTAAAATATAACTTAAAAGGAAAAGAAATTACAAAAGAAACTAACATAATGGACGTTTGGTTTGACTCTGGAGTTTCTCACAGATCAGTTCTTGAAACTAGAGGAACATTATTACACAGACCAGCTGATTTATACTTAGAAGGTTCTGACCAACATAGAGGATGGTTCCAAACATCTTTATTAACATCAATTGGTTCTACATTTGATGCTCCATACAAAAAAATATTAACACACGGATTCGTAAATGATGGACAAGGAAGAAAAATGTCTAAATCTTTAGGAAATACAGTTTCTCCAGAAGATGTAATTAAAGTTTACGGAGCAGATATTTTAAGACTTTGGTGTGCTTCTGTTGATTATAGAGATGACGTAAAAATTTCTGACAATATTTTAAAACAAATGGCTGAAGCTTACAGAAGAGTAAGAAATACAGCTAGATATATATTAGGAAATACTTTTGATTTTGACCCAACTAAAGATGCTGTTCCATATGCAGAATTAGAAGAAATTGATAAATGGGCATTACATAAATTAGAAGTATTAAAAAGAGAAGTTACAGAAAGCTATGATAAATATGAATTCTATAACTTATTCCAAGCAATTCATTATTTCTCTGGAATAGATATGTCAGCTTTCTATTTAGATATTATAAAAGATAGATTATATACTGAAAAACAAGATTCTAAAGCTAGAAGGTCAGCTCAAACAGTAATGAATGAAGTTTTAGTTTGTCTTGTAAAGATGATAGCTCCAATTCTTTCATTTACTGCTGAAGAAATTTGGGGAAGATTACCTGAAAAAGATAGAGATGGAGAATCAGTTCATTTAACAAATTGGTTTGAATTTAATGATGAATATTTAAATGAAGAATTAGCAAACAAATGGAATACTGTAATTAAATTAAGAAAAGTTGTAAATAAATACCTAGAAAAAGCAAGACAAGGAGAAAATAGAATAATCGGAAATGCTCTTGATGCTAAAGTAGTATTAAATACAACTGATGCAGAATTAAAAGAATTTATAACTGCAAATAAAGATTTATTAGAAATGGTATTTATAGTTTCTCAATTAGAATATACAGATGAAGTTACAGATGAATTTGTAGCAGATGAAGAGATGGAAATAAAAGTTAAAGTTGCTCATGCTGATGGAGAGAAATGTGAAAGATGTTGGAAATATACAACAGAGTTAGACCACGAAACTTCTCTTTGCCCAAGATGTGCTGCAGTTTTAAAATAG
- a CDS encoding ATP-binding protein: MKNFKLRINKDSIVLKIIFYTNIAIVISSIFVATIITFITFKDMESKLLNTAKEKVFILEKANMNYMYSFMTDVNQVLLKENYFQKISKAEVDKNYKKLCEILKNELIRENFKKYYKTEIAFLNENGKILGYSGDRNIFDDEQNVSLQQIKEIARDKIYYIANYNSKVYSRSILSISISREKDINGYLIISTPLDNNILEYIRDYIELSPSDRIFILSNEEYIYGDFNFDVKGKGLFKRKNSKIVKDAQYFFKTLEINEKSYYITTTALKNITGDKNLGYFGIGISRENFLKTKIIIAIFIGIMVLSFVTIATTCFSKLLREILLPLKEISDAAEDISNGKYDTVIDFNGKGEIKVLENSLKGMLKRLEENQRTLKIRNKILKENLNKMKVIEKLILGIEIEDSIVDTVKKIMKTFVSESELGFSRAMFFRYSRERDALIGEMCILNSHITEIRNDILKERKNGFDFQINQLEDVIKLIKIPFSSENLITTSLKERKILYVNDKGYKHNLGNDLFNSIGLKNFIAIPIYNIDYYTGVMLFDYYTKEKQITEEDVELIKILIMNVATKLKNKVEEKERIDFERNRTINNITERFLTTREEALNKLVGLVQENKSDNLTEIEEEIKEFKEKVKNIKYSNKILKQYSNPLNRKKLEPVNIEHFIVEVIEEFRGIVREDRNEDKINIASFISYTGDVLGNRERLRRAFIEILKNAYDAVLENGRTDKKITIIVIRDKLANKIKIDIKDNGIGMSEEQLKDVFQPFMTYKGDTPGLGIPLAERVIKDCKGVIKIYSTPNQGTEVKITLNIFKEDN; encoded by the coding sequence TTGAAAAATTTTAAATTGAGGATAAATAAAGATTCTATAGTTCTTAAAATAATATTTTATACAAACATAGCTATAGTAATTTCATCTATATTTGTGGCTACAATAATAACTTTTATTACATTCAAAGATATGGAAAGTAAATTATTAAATACTGCAAAAGAAAAGGTATTTATATTGGAAAAGGCTAATATGAATTATATGTATAGCTTTATGACTGATGTAAATCAAGTTTTACTTAAAGAAAATTACTTTCAAAAAATATCGAAAGCTGAAGTGGATAAAAATTACAAAAAATTGTGTGAAATACTTAAGAATGAACTTATAAGGGAAAATTTTAAAAAATATTATAAGACAGAGATTGCTTTTTTGAATGAAAATGGTAAAATTTTAGGATATAGTGGAGATAGAAATATATTTGATGATGAGCAAAATGTTTCTCTTCAACAAATAAAAGAGATTGCTAGAGATAAAATATATTATATAGCCAATTATAATTCCAAGGTATATTCTAGAAGTATTTTATCAATTTCCATAAGTAGAGAAAAAGATATAAATGGATATTTGATTATATCTACTCCATTAGACAATAATATTTTGGAATATATAAGAGATTATATAGAGCTTTCTCCATCAGATAGAATTTTTATTCTTTCAAATGAAGAATATATTTATGGAGATTTTAATTTTGATGTAAAAGGAAAAGGGTTATTTAAAAGAAAAAATAGTAAAATAGTAAAAGATGCTCAATATTTCTTTAAAACTCTTGAAATAAATGAGAAATCTTATTATATAACAACTACAGCTTTAAAAAATATAACAGGAGATAAAAATTTAGGATATTTTGGAATTGGAATTTCAAGAGAAAATTTTCTTAAAACTAAAATAATTATTGCTATTTTTATAGGAATCATGGTATTATCTTTTGTGACTATAGCAACTACATGTTTTAGTAAATTATTGAGAGAAATATTATTACCTCTTAAAGAGATTTCAGATGCAGCAGAGGATATAAGTAATGGAAAATATGATACTGTTATAGATTTTAATGGAAAAGGTGAAATAAAAGTTTTAGAAAATTCCTTGAAAGGAATGTTAAAAAGACTTGAAGAAAATCAGAGAACTTTAAAAATAAGAAATAAAATTTTAAAAGAAAACTTAAATAAAATGAAAGTTATAGAAAAACTTATTTTAGGTATAGAGATAGAGGACAGTATAGTTGACACAGTAAAAAAAATAATGAAAACTTTTGTTTCTGAATCTGAATTAGGATTTTCAAGAGCTATGTTTTTTAGATATAGTCGTGAAAGAGATGCATTAATTGGTGAGATGTGTATACTTAACTCCCATATAACTGAAATAAGAAATGATATATTAAAAGAAAGAAAAAATGGTTTTGATTTTCAGATAAATCAATTAGAAGATGTAATTAAATTGATAAAAATACCTTTTTCAAGTGAAAACTTGATTACTACATCACTTAAAGAAAGAAAAATTTTGTATGTAAATGATAAGGGTTATAAACATAATCTAGGAAATGACCTTTTTAATAGTATAGGACTTAAAAATTTTATAGCAATTCCTATTTATAATATTGATTATTATACAGGAGTAATGTTATTTGATTATTATACAAAAGAAAAACAAATAACAGAGGAAGATGTAGAACTTATTAAAATCTTAATAATGAATGTTGCTACAAAATTAAAAAATAAAGTTGAAGAAAAAGAAAGAATAGACTTTGAAAGAAATAGAACTATAAATAATATAACCGAAAGATTTTTAACAACAAGGGAAGAAGCTTTAAATAAATTAGTTGGATTAGTTCAGGAAAATAAAAGTGATAATTTAACTGAAATAGAAGAAGAAATCAAAGAATTTAAAGAAAAAGTTAAGAATATAAAATATTCTAATAAAATTTTGAAACAGTATTCTAACCCTTTAAATAGAAAAAAATTAGAACCTGTTAATATAGAACATTTTATAGTAGAGGTTATAGAAGAGTTTAGAGGTATAGTCAGAGAAGATAGAAATGAAGATAAAATAAATATAGCTTCTTTTATAAGTTATACTGGAGATGTTTTAGGAAACAGAGAAAGATTGAGGAGAGCATTTATAGAAATATTGAAAAATGCTTATGATGCTGTTCTAGAAAATGGAAGAACAGATAAAAAAATAACAATAATTGTAATTAGAGATAAGCTTGCTAATAAAATAAAAATAGATATAAAAGATAATGGAATAGGAATGAGTGAAGAGCAATTAAAAGATGTGTTCCAGCCATTTATGACTTATAAAGGAGATACTCCAGGGTTAGGAATTCCATTAGCTGAAAGAGTAATTAAAGATTGTAAAGGAGTTATAAAAATTTATTCAACTCCAAATCAAGGAACAGAAGTAAAAATAACTTTAAATATATTTAAGGAGGATAATTAA
- the glyQ gene encoding glycine--tRNA ligase subunit alpha: MTFQEIITTLQRYWGSKGCVLGNPYDIETGAGTFNPNTFLMALGPEPWKTAYVEPSRRPKDGRYGENPNRVYQHHQFQVIMKPSPDNIQELYLESLRLLGIIPEEHDIRFVEDDWESPTLGAWGLGWEVWLDGMEITQFTYFQQVGGLELDIVPVEITYGLERIALYIQNKSNVYDLDWTEEVKYGDMRYQYEYENSKYSFELANLESHFKWFDEYEAEAKKILDAGLVLPAYDYVLKCSHTFNVLDSRGAISTTERMAYILRVRDLAKRCAEIYVENRKNLGYPLLKKKI; this comes from the coding sequence ATGACATTTCAAGAGATAATAACAACTCTTCAAAGATATTGGGGGTCAAAAGGTTGTGTTTTAGGAAATCCATATGACATAGAAACAGGAGCAGGGACATTTAACCCTAACACTTTCTTAATGGCTTTAGGACCAGAACCTTGGAAAACTGCATATGTAGAACCATCAAGAAGACCAAAAGATGGAAGATATGGAGAAAACCCAAATAGAGTTTATCAACATCATCAATTTCAAGTTATAATGAAACCTTCTCCAGATAATATTCAAGAATTATACTTAGAAAGTTTAAGACTTTTAGGAATAATTCCAGAAGAACATGATATAAGATTTGTTGAAGATGACTGGGAATCACCAACTCTTGGAGCTTGGGGACTTGGTTGGGAAGTATGGTTAGACGGAATGGAAATAACACAATTTACATATTTCCAACAAGTTGGAGGATTAGAACTTGATATAGTTCCAGTAGAAATAACATATGGATTAGAGAGAATAGCTCTTTACATTCAAAATAAATCAAATGTTTATGATTTAGACTGGACAGAAGAAGTTAAATATGGAGATATGAGATATCAATATGAATATGAAAATTCAAAATATTCATTTGAATTAGCAAATTTAGAATCTCATTTTAAATGGTTTGATGAATATGAAGCAGAAGCTAAGAAAATCTTAGATGCAGGACTTGTATTACCAGCATATGACTATGTTTTAAAATGTTCTCATACATTTAATGTTCTAGATTCAAGAGGGGCAATTTCTACTACAGAAAGAATGGCTTATATTTTAAGAGTAAGAGATTTAGCAAAAAGATGTGCTGAAATCTATGTAGAAAACAGAAAGAATTTAGGATATCCATTATTAAAGAAAAAAATCTAG
- the glyS gene encoding glycine--tRNA ligase subunit beta, whose amino-acid sequence MRLLFEIGMEENPARFLVNALNDLKNNLSKKFKDERIKYEEIKTFGTPRRLVILVEGLAERQEDLNELNMGPAKRVAYGEDGSLSKAGLGFAKSQGVEAKDLEIVETPKGEYIAVRKFSKGVETKSLLSDILKNLVLELEFPKSMKWADRKFRFARPIQWFLAIVDNELVKFEIEGIESGLESRGHRFFGGRFTVSNVDEYFTKIRENNVIIDIAERKQMIRDMIAKNCTGENEVVLIHENLLDEVTNLVEYPYPIVGTFNSDFLEVPQEVLIISMEVHQRYFPILDKNGKLLPKFVVIRNGIEYSDKVKAGNEKVLSARLADARFFYQEDLKQSLVENVKKLETVVFQKDLGTIAAKIRRVSKLADTLIDRLGYSDVRGDIQRTITLCKADLVTNMINEKEFTELQGLMGADYALKSGEKETVSLGIQEHYFPRFKGDKLPTTKEGIVAGICDRMDTLVGCLGVGVQVTGSKDPFALRRAALGIVNVIINSNLNVSLEELVDRSIEILEADGVLKRDKVELKKEVLEFLKQRVINVFTDMGYRRDVILSVVAVAWDNVIDTKAAIEVLESTVQEESFKNLVGIVKRVGNIVKSHKDSSIDVNLFSEDAEKSLHNYVESLNKEVDSLLSSKNYKGYLNEVLKGEEVVNNYFNSVMINDKDEAIKNNRLSQMKKLNDIYEKMADLNLIEG is encoded by the coding sequence ATGAGGTTATTATTTGAAATAGGAATGGAAGAAAATCCAGCTAGATTCCTAGTTAATGCTTTAAATGACTTAAAAAATAATTTATCAAAAAAATTCAAAGATGAAAGAATAAAATATGAAGAGATAAAAACTTTTGGAACTCCTAGAAGATTAGTTATTTTAGTAGAAGGATTAGCAGAAAGACAAGAGGACTTAAATGAATTAAATATGGGACCAGCAAAAAGAGTGGCTTATGGTGAAGATGGTTCTTTATCAAAAGCAGGACTTGGATTTGCAAAATCTCAAGGAGTAGAAGCAAAAGATTTAGAAATAGTTGAAACACCAAAAGGAGAATATATTGCTGTTAGAAAATTCTCTAAAGGGGTTGAAACAAAATCTCTATTATCTGATATTCTAAAAAATCTTGTATTAGAATTAGAATTTCCAAAATCAATGAAATGGGCAGACAGAAAATTTAGATTTGCAAGACCTATTCAATGGTTTTTAGCTATAGTTGATAATGAACTTGTAAAATTTGAAATTGAAGGAATTGAAAGTGGATTAGAATCAAGAGGACATAGATTCTTTGGTGGAAGATTTACAGTATCAAATGTTGATGAATATTTTACAAAAATAAGAGAAAATAATGTTATCATTGATATAGCAGAGAGAAAACAAATGATAAGAGATATGATAGCTAAAAATTGTACTGGAGAAAACGAAGTAGTTTTAATCCATGAAAATCTTTTAGATGAAGTTACAAACTTAGTAGAATATCCTTATCCAATAGTTGGTACATTTAATTCAGATTTCTTAGAAGTACCACAAGAAGTTTTAATTATATCTATGGAAGTTCACCAAAGATATTTCCCAATTTTAGATAAAAATGGAAAATTATTACCAAAATTTGTTGTAATAAGAAATGGTATTGAATATTCTGATAAAGTTAAAGCTGGAAATGAAAAAGTTTTATCAGCAAGACTTGCTGATGCAAGATTTTTCTATCAAGAAGATTTAAAACAATCTTTAGTAGAAAATGTTAAAAAATTAGAAACAGTAGTATTCCAAAAAGATTTAGGAACAATAGCTGCTAAAATCAGAAGAGTATCAAAACTTGCTGATACTTTAATTGATAGATTAGGATATAGTGATGTAAGAGGAGATATCCAAAGAACTATCACTTTATGTAAAGCTGACCTTGTAACAAATATGATAAACGAAAAAGAGTTTACAGAACTTCAAGGATTAATGGGAGCTGACTATGCTTTAAAATCTGGAGAAAAAGAAACAGTTTCTTTAGGAATTCAAGAGCATTACTTCCCAAGATTTAAAGGGGATAAACTTCCAACAACTAAAGAGGGAATTGTTGCAGGAATCTGTGATAGAATGGATACTTTAGTAGGATGTTTAGGAGTTGGAGTACAAGTTACAGGTTCTAAAGACCCATTTGCTTTAAGAAGAGCAGCTTTAGGAATTGTAAATGTTATTATAAATTCAAACTTAAATGTATCTTTAGAAGAGTTAGTTGATAGAAGTATAGAAATTTTAGAAGCTGACGGAGTATTAAAAAGAGATAAAGTAGAACTTAAGAAAGAAGTATTAGAGTTCTTAAAGCAAAGAGTAATCAATGTATTTACAGATATGGGATACAGAAGAGATGTAATATTATCAGTAGTAGCAGTAGCTTGGGATAATGTTATTGATACAAAAGCAGCTATAGAAGTATTAGAAAGTACAGTTCAAGAAGAAAGTTTTAAAAACTTAGTAGGAATTGTAAAAAGAGTTGGAAATATTGTTAAATCCCATAAAGATTCTTCTATTGATGTTAATTTATTTAGTGAAGATGCAGAAAAATCATTACATAATTATGTTGAATCATTAAATAAAGAAGTAGATTCTTTACTTTCTTCAAAAAATTATAAAGGATACTTAAATGAAGTATTAAAAGGTGAAGAGGTAGTAAATAATTACTTTAATAGTGTAATGATAAATGATAAAGATGAAGCTATAAAAAATAATAGATTATCTCAAATGAAAAAATTAAATGACATTTATGAAAAAATGGCAGATTTAAATCTAATTGAGGGATAG